The region TTGGCTCCCAACTGGGCTTGAGCCGCGGTGTGGTGGAGCGCCTGTTGGACCTGCTGGAGCAGTGCTTCGTCATCTCGCGCCTGGGGGGCTTCAGCCGCAATCTGCGCAAGGAGATCAGCAAAACCTCCCGCTGGTACTTCTTGGACAACGGGGTGCGCAACGCCCTGCTGCGGAACTTCAATCCGCCCTCGCTGCGCGAGGACCTGGGCGCCTTGTGGGAAAACTACCTGGTGGTGGAGCGCCACAAGGGCCTGGACCTGGCGGGCCGGCATGTCAACCGCTGGTTCTGGCGCACCCACGACCGGCAGGAGATCGACCTTGTGGAGGAGGAGAACGGCCGCCTGTCCAGCTGGGAATTCAAGTGGAGCGCCCCGCGCCGTGACAGCGTGCCCAGCGCCTGGCGCATGGGCTATCCCAACGCCGGGTACCAGGTGATCCACCGCGACAATCACCTGCCCTTCATCATCCCCGACGGTCCCACGACCTGAGCAGGCCGCCCGCCGCGGCGGCGCTATGGGCGGAGGGGGCGCCCGCGTCGTGGATCGTGAGGCGTTCGCCGAAGGCCTGGTGGCTGGCGCGCACCGCGCCGCTGTCCCAGATGCCCAGGTAGCCGAGGCCGCGCCCTGGCAGGCAACTATGGGAGGCCCAGCACCAGCCGCAGCGCGTTCTCCACGGCGCACAGCTCAGCGGCGCTGAGCCGGGTCAAGGGACCCTCCCCCAGGCGCCGCCGGTCAATGGTGCGGGGCTGGTCGGTGAGCACCACGCTGTCCTGGAGCAGCCGGTCACGGGCGCCCAAGCGGATGAACAGCTCGCCCGCAGGCATGGTCATCGTGCTCAAGGGCAGGACGACGACCAGGGGCGTGACGGCCTCGGACAACTCGTCCGCCTGGATCACCAGCGCCGGACGGATCTTGCCCAGTTCCTCGCCGCGCGCGGGATTGAAGTTGGCGACTCACACCTCGCCGCGGCGAATCATCGCCACCATCCTTGGTTGTCGGGGCTTGGCGAAGTCCGCGCCGGACCAGTCTCCTCATCAAAGCCGTCATCCAGGGTCTCCTCCGCCCGGGCGAGCGCCTCCCGGCGGCTCGCCGGATCCCCGTAGGCCCCTTGCAATTCCGCCACCGCGCCAGCATAGCGGCGCTGGCGCTCGGCGCCAGCCAGGTACTCCAACAGGGCTTGACGGACCAACTGGGACCGCGTCCGGCCGCTTCGCCGGGCCTCCGCCTCCAACTCGC is a window of bacterium DNA encoding:
- a CDS encoding ribbon-helix-helix protein, CopG family, giving the protein MISLRLGEALEGELEAEARRSGRTRSQLVRQALLEYLAGAERQRRYAGAVAELQGAYGDPASRREALARAEETLDDGFDEETGPARTSPSPDNQGWWR
- a CDS encoding DUF4143 domain-containing protein, translating into MGEPLTGRSRHLTLHPLAQAELGPLENHMETGARLATRLVYGGYPDVVTAGDDRTRQELLIELVNAYLFKDILQVEGLRRADKLSRLLQLLAMEIGAQVSVQELGSQLGLSRGVVERLLDLLEQCFVISRLGGFSRNLRKEISKTSRWYFLDNGVRNALLRNFNPPSLREDLGALWENYLVVERHKGLDLAGRHVNRWFWRTHDRQEIDLVEEENGRLSSWEFKWSAPRRDSVPSAWRMGYPNAGYQVIHRDNHLPFIIPDGPTT